Proteins encoded in a region of the Perca fluviatilis chromosome 8, GENO_Pfluv_1.0, whole genome shotgun sequence genome:
- the slc1a2b gene encoding excitatory amino acid transporter 2b isoform X1, translating to MYVALTSTPTEMNANSMPKQVEVRMHESHLEPIEARPQSKCANICSKMFKNLLLTLTILGVILGAVSGMLLRVASPIHPDIVMVIAFPGDILMRMLKMLILPLIISSLITGLAGLDAKSSGRLGTRAMVYYMTTTVIAAVLGVILVLVIHPGNPKLKENLGEGEKNDEVSSLDAFFDLIRNLFPENLVQACFQQIQTVTKKVEVVIEEDVNATTMEGLVANITKDPQFIVKKSLQFKSGMNVLGLIGFFIAFGICMGKMGEKARLMLEFFSILNEIVMKLVICIMWYSPFGIACLICGKIISIKDLEVVGRQLGMYMVTVIIGLIIHGAIFLPAIYFAIVRKNPFTFFLGIFQAWITALGTASSAGTLPVTFRCLEENLGIDKRVTRFVLPVGATINMDGTALYEAVAAIFIAQMNGIILDPGQIITVSLTATLASVGAASIPSAGLVTMLLILTAVGLPTQDISLLVAVDWLLDRFRTSVNVVGDSYGAGIVYHLSKAELEELDAHAAKSDDIEMMTKTQSYYDDMKNHRENNSNQCVLTSTATASTTSTATPTANNSVVVDECKVQLMLSDIETSI from the exons ATGTATGTAGCACTTACCTCAACTCCAACAGAAATGAA TGCCAACAGTATGCCTAAACAAGTTGAGGTGAGGATGCACGAGAGTCACCTGGAGCCCATTGAGGCCAGGCCTCAGTCCAAATGTGCCAACATCTGCTCCAAGATGTTCAAGAACCTTCTGCTCACACTCACCATCCTCG GTGTGATCTTGGGAGCTGTATCAGGGATGTTGCTTCGTGTCGCCTCCCCGATCCACCCAGATATTGTCATGGTGATTGCTTTTCCCGGAGACATCCTGATGAGAATGCTGAAGATGTTGATCCTGCCTCTCATCATCTCCAGTTTAATCACAG GTCTGGCCGGTTTGGATGCCAAATCCAGCGGTCGCCTTGGCACCAGAGCTATGGTCTACTACATGACCACCACTGTTATTGCTGCTGTCTTGGGAGTCATCCTGGTGTTAGTCATCCACCCTGGCAACCCCAAACTGAAGGAGAATCTGGGCGAGGGCGAGAAAAACGATGAAGTGTCCAGCTTAGATGCCTTCTTTGATCTGATCAGGAACTTATTCCCAGAGAACCTGGTGCAGGCCTGTTTCCAACAG ATCCAGACCGTCACAAAGAAGGTAGAGGTGGTCATTGAGGAGGATGTCAATGCCACCACCATGGAGGGACTGGTGGCTAACATTACCAAGGATCCTCAGTTCATTGTCAAAAAGTCCCTGCAGTTCAAAAGTGGCATGAATGTTCTGG GTCTGATTGGTTTCTTTATTGCATTTGGCATCTGCATGGGCAAGATGGGAGAGAAGGCCAGACTCATGCTTGAATTCTTCAGTATCCTCAATGAGATTGTGATGAAACTTGTCATCTGTATCATGTG GTACTCTCCCTTTGGTATTGCCTGTCTCATCTGTGGTAAGATCATCTCCATCAAGGACCTGGAGGTGGTGGGCAGGCAGCTGGGTATGTACATGGTTACTGTGATTATTGGCCTCATCATCCACGGAGCAATCTTCCTGCCCGCCATCTACTTTGCTATTGTCAGAAAAAATCCCTTCACCTTCTTCCTGGGCATCTTCCAGGCCTGGATCACTGCCCTGGGGACAGCCTCCAG TGCTGGTACACTGCCTGTCACCTTCCGTTGTCTGGAGGAGAACTTAGGTATTGACAAGAGAGTCACTCGTTTTGTGCTCCCAGTCGGTGCCACCATCAACATGGATGGAACTGCTCTGTATGAGGCGGTTGCAGCCATCTTCATCGCCCAAATGAACGGCATCATACTTGACCCTGGTCAGATTATCACTGTCAG CCTGACAGCCACCCTGGCCAGTGTTGGAGCGGCCAGTATTCCCAGTGCCGGCCTGGTGACTATGCTCTTGATCCTGACCGCTGTAGGCCTGCCAACCCAAGACATCAGTCTGCTGGTTGCTGTTGACTGGCTGCT GGATCGATTCAGGACATCGGTGAACGTGGTGGGTGACTCCTACGGTGCAGGCATCGTGTACCACCTCTCCAAGGCTGAGCTTGAGGAGCTGGACGCACACGCGGCCAAATCCGACGACATTGAAATGATGACGAAGACCCAGTCTTATTACGATGACATGAAGAACCACCGCGAAAACAATTCCAACCAGTGCGTCTTAACCTCTACCGCTACCGCTAGCACAACCTCTACCGCTACCCCCACTGCTAACAATTCTGTCGTAGTAGATGAATGCAAGGTACAATTAATGCTTTCGGACATAGAGACTTCTATATGA
- the slc1a2b gene encoding excitatory amino acid transporter 2b isoform X4, translating into MYVALTSTPTEMNANSMPKQVEVRMHESHLEPIEARPQSKCANICSKMFKNLLLTLTILGVILGAVSGMLLRVASPIHPDIVMVIAFPGDILMRMLKMLILPLIISSLITGLAGLDAKSSGRLGTRAMVYYMTTTVIAAVLGVILVLVIHPGNPKLKENLGEGEKNDEVSSLDAFFDLIRNLFPENLVQACFQQIQTVTKKVEVVIEEDVNATTMEGLVANITKDPQFIVKKSLQFKSGMNVLGLIGFFIAFGICMGKMGEKARLMLEFFSILNEIVMKLVICIMWYSPFGIACLICGKIISIKDLEVVGRQLGMYMVTVIIGLIIHGAIFLPAIYFAIVRKNPFTFFLGIFQAWITALGTASSAGTLPVTFRCLEENLGIDKRVTRFVLPVGATINMDGTALYEAVAAIFIAQMNGIILDPGQIITVSLTATLASVGAASIPSAGLVTMLLILTAVGLPTQDISLLVAVDWLLDRFRTSVNVVGDSYGAGIVYHLSKAELEELDAHAAKSDDIEMMTKTQSYYDDMKNHRENNSNQCVLTSTATASTTSTATPTANNSVVVDECKVTSATNGSAAECTLVEEGPWKHE; encoded by the exons ATGTATGTAGCACTTACCTCAACTCCAACAGAAATGAA TGCCAACAGTATGCCTAAACAAGTTGAGGTGAGGATGCACGAGAGTCACCTGGAGCCCATTGAGGCCAGGCCTCAGTCCAAATGTGCCAACATCTGCTCCAAGATGTTCAAGAACCTTCTGCTCACACTCACCATCCTCG GTGTGATCTTGGGAGCTGTATCAGGGATGTTGCTTCGTGTCGCCTCCCCGATCCACCCAGATATTGTCATGGTGATTGCTTTTCCCGGAGACATCCTGATGAGAATGCTGAAGATGTTGATCCTGCCTCTCATCATCTCCAGTTTAATCACAG GTCTGGCCGGTTTGGATGCCAAATCCAGCGGTCGCCTTGGCACCAGAGCTATGGTCTACTACATGACCACCACTGTTATTGCTGCTGTCTTGGGAGTCATCCTGGTGTTAGTCATCCACCCTGGCAACCCCAAACTGAAGGAGAATCTGGGCGAGGGCGAGAAAAACGATGAAGTGTCCAGCTTAGATGCCTTCTTTGATCTGATCAGGAACTTATTCCCAGAGAACCTGGTGCAGGCCTGTTTCCAACAG ATCCAGACCGTCACAAAGAAGGTAGAGGTGGTCATTGAGGAGGATGTCAATGCCACCACCATGGAGGGACTGGTGGCTAACATTACCAAGGATCCTCAGTTCATTGTCAAAAAGTCCCTGCAGTTCAAAAGTGGCATGAATGTTCTGG GTCTGATTGGTTTCTTTATTGCATTTGGCATCTGCATGGGCAAGATGGGAGAGAAGGCCAGACTCATGCTTGAATTCTTCAGTATCCTCAATGAGATTGTGATGAAACTTGTCATCTGTATCATGTG GTACTCTCCCTTTGGTATTGCCTGTCTCATCTGTGGTAAGATCATCTCCATCAAGGACCTGGAGGTGGTGGGCAGGCAGCTGGGTATGTACATGGTTACTGTGATTATTGGCCTCATCATCCACGGAGCAATCTTCCTGCCCGCCATCTACTTTGCTATTGTCAGAAAAAATCCCTTCACCTTCTTCCTGGGCATCTTCCAGGCCTGGATCACTGCCCTGGGGACAGCCTCCAG TGCTGGTACACTGCCTGTCACCTTCCGTTGTCTGGAGGAGAACTTAGGTATTGACAAGAGAGTCACTCGTTTTGTGCTCCCAGTCGGTGCCACCATCAACATGGATGGAACTGCTCTGTATGAGGCGGTTGCAGCCATCTTCATCGCCCAAATGAACGGCATCATACTTGACCCTGGTCAGATTATCACTGTCAG CCTGACAGCCACCCTGGCCAGTGTTGGAGCGGCCAGTATTCCCAGTGCCGGCCTGGTGACTATGCTCTTGATCCTGACCGCTGTAGGCCTGCCAACCCAAGACATCAGTCTGCTGGTTGCTGTTGACTGGCTGCT GGATCGATTCAGGACATCGGTGAACGTGGTGGGTGACTCCTACGGTGCAGGCATCGTGTACCACCTCTCCAAGGCTGAGCTTGAGGAGCTGGACGCACACGCGGCCAAATCCGACGACATTGAAATGATGACGAAGACCCAGTCTTATTACGATGACATGAAGAACCACCGCGAAAACAATTCCAACCAGTGCGTCTTAACCTCTACCGCTACCGCTAGCACAACCTCTACCGCTACCCCCACTGCTAACAATTCTGTCGTAGTAGATGAATGCAAG GTAACCTCAGCCACTAACGGCTCTGCTGCGGAGTGCACGCTTGTTGAGGAGGGACCATGGAAACATGAATAA
- the slc1a2b gene encoding excitatory amino acid transporter 2b isoform X3, which translates to MYVALTSTPTEMNANSMPKQVEVRMHESHLEPIEARPQSKCANICSKMFKNLLLTLTILGVILGAVSGMLLRVASPIHPDIVMVIAFPGDILMRMLKMLILPLIISSLITGLAGLDAKSSGRLGTRAMVYYMTTTVIAAVLGVILVLVIHPGNPKLKENLGEGEKNDEVSSLDAFFDLIRNLFPENLVQACFQQIQTVTKKVEVVIEEDVNATTMEGLVANITKDPQFIVKKSLQFKSGMNVLGLIGFFIAFGICMGKMGEKARLMLEFFSILNEIVMKLVICIMWYSPFGIACLICGKIISIKDLEVVGRQLGMYMVTVIIGLIIHGAIFLPAIYFAIVRKNPFTFFLGIFQAWITALGTASSAGTLPVTFRCLEENLGIDKRVTRFVLPVGATINMDGTALYEAVAAIFIAQMNGIILDPGQIITVSLTATLASVGAASIPSAGLVTMLLILTAVGLPTQDISLLVAVDWLLDRFRTSVNVVGDSYGAGIVYHLSKAELEELDAHAAKSDDIEMMTKTQSYYDDMKNHRENNSNQ; encoded by the exons ATGTATGTAGCACTTACCTCAACTCCAACAGAAATGAA TGCCAACAGTATGCCTAAACAAGTTGAGGTGAGGATGCACGAGAGTCACCTGGAGCCCATTGAGGCCAGGCCTCAGTCCAAATGTGCCAACATCTGCTCCAAGATGTTCAAGAACCTTCTGCTCACACTCACCATCCTCG GTGTGATCTTGGGAGCTGTATCAGGGATGTTGCTTCGTGTCGCCTCCCCGATCCACCCAGATATTGTCATGGTGATTGCTTTTCCCGGAGACATCCTGATGAGAATGCTGAAGATGTTGATCCTGCCTCTCATCATCTCCAGTTTAATCACAG GTCTGGCCGGTTTGGATGCCAAATCCAGCGGTCGCCTTGGCACCAGAGCTATGGTCTACTACATGACCACCACTGTTATTGCTGCTGTCTTGGGAGTCATCCTGGTGTTAGTCATCCACCCTGGCAACCCCAAACTGAAGGAGAATCTGGGCGAGGGCGAGAAAAACGATGAAGTGTCCAGCTTAGATGCCTTCTTTGATCTGATCAGGAACTTATTCCCAGAGAACCTGGTGCAGGCCTGTTTCCAACAG ATCCAGACCGTCACAAAGAAGGTAGAGGTGGTCATTGAGGAGGATGTCAATGCCACCACCATGGAGGGACTGGTGGCTAACATTACCAAGGATCCTCAGTTCATTGTCAAAAAGTCCCTGCAGTTCAAAAGTGGCATGAATGTTCTGG GTCTGATTGGTTTCTTTATTGCATTTGGCATCTGCATGGGCAAGATGGGAGAGAAGGCCAGACTCATGCTTGAATTCTTCAGTATCCTCAATGAGATTGTGATGAAACTTGTCATCTGTATCATGTG GTACTCTCCCTTTGGTATTGCCTGTCTCATCTGTGGTAAGATCATCTCCATCAAGGACCTGGAGGTGGTGGGCAGGCAGCTGGGTATGTACATGGTTACTGTGATTATTGGCCTCATCATCCACGGAGCAATCTTCCTGCCCGCCATCTACTTTGCTATTGTCAGAAAAAATCCCTTCACCTTCTTCCTGGGCATCTTCCAGGCCTGGATCACTGCCCTGGGGACAGCCTCCAG TGCTGGTACACTGCCTGTCACCTTCCGTTGTCTGGAGGAGAACTTAGGTATTGACAAGAGAGTCACTCGTTTTGTGCTCCCAGTCGGTGCCACCATCAACATGGATGGAACTGCTCTGTATGAGGCGGTTGCAGCCATCTTCATCGCCCAAATGAACGGCATCATACTTGACCCTGGTCAGATTATCACTGTCAG CCTGACAGCCACCCTGGCCAGTGTTGGAGCGGCCAGTATTCCCAGTGCCGGCCTGGTGACTATGCTCTTGATCCTGACCGCTGTAGGCCTGCCAACCCAAGACATCAGTCTGCTGGTTGCTGTTGACTGGCTGCT GGATCGATTCAGGACATCGGTGAACGTGGTGGGTGACTCCTACGGTGCAGGCATCGTGTACCACCTCTCCAAGGCTGAGCTTGAGGAGCTGGACGCACACGCGGCCAAATCCGACGACATTGAAATGATGACGAAGACCCAGTCTTATTACGATGACATGAAGAACCACCGCGAAAACAATTCCAACCA GTAA
- the slc1a2b gene encoding excitatory amino acid transporter 2b isoform X2: protein MPKQVEVRMHESHLEPIEARPQSKCANICSKMFKNLLLTLTILGVILGAVSGMLLRVASPIHPDIVMVIAFPGDILMRMLKMLILPLIISSLITGLAGLDAKSSGRLGTRAMVYYMTTTVIAAVLGVILVLVIHPGNPKLKENLGEGEKNDEVSSLDAFFDLIRNLFPENLVQACFQQIQTVTKKVEVVIEEDVNATTMEGLVANITKDPQFIVKKSLQFKSGMNVLGLIGFFIAFGICMGKMGEKARLMLEFFSILNEIVMKLVICIMWYSPFGIACLICGKIISIKDLEVVGRQLGMYMVTVIIGLIIHGAIFLPAIYFAIVRKNPFTFFLGIFQAWITALGTASSAGTLPVTFRCLEENLGIDKRVTRFVLPVGATINMDGTALYEAVAAIFIAQMNGIILDPGQIITVSLTATLASVGAASIPSAGLVTMLLILTAVGLPTQDISLLVAVDWLLDRFRTSVNVVGDSYGAGIVYHLSKAELEELDAHAAKSDDIEMMTKTQSYYDDMKNHRENNSNQCVLTSTATASTTSTATPTANNSVVVDECKVQLMLSDIETSI from the exons ATGCCTAAACAAGTTGAGGTGAGGATGCACGAGAGTCACCTGGAGCCCATTGAGGCCAGGCCTCAGTCCAAATGTGCCAACATCTGCTCCAAGATGTTCAAGAACCTTCTGCTCACACTCACCATCCTCG GTGTGATCTTGGGAGCTGTATCAGGGATGTTGCTTCGTGTCGCCTCCCCGATCCACCCAGATATTGTCATGGTGATTGCTTTTCCCGGAGACATCCTGATGAGAATGCTGAAGATGTTGATCCTGCCTCTCATCATCTCCAGTTTAATCACAG GTCTGGCCGGTTTGGATGCCAAATCCAGCGGTCGCCTTGGCACCAGAGCTATGGTCTACTACATGACCACCACTGTTATTGCTGCTGTCTTGGGAGTCATCCTGGTGTTAGTCATCCACCCTGGCAACCCCAAACTGAAGGAGAATCTGGGCGAGGGCGAGAAAAACGATGAAGTGTCCAGCTTAGATGCCTTCTTTGATCTGATCAGGAACTTATTCCCAGAGAACCTGGTGCAGGCCTGTTTCCAACAG ATCCAGACCGTCACAAAGAAGGTAGAGGTGGTCATTGAGGAGGATGTCAATGCCACCACCATGGAGGGACTGGTGGCTAACATTACCAAGGATCCTCAGTTCATTGTCAAAAAGTCCCTGCAGTTCAAAAGTGGCATGAATGTTCTGG GTCTGATTGGTTTCTTTATTGCATTTGGCATCTGCATGGGCAAGATGGGAGAGAAGGCCAGACTCATGCTTGAATTCTTCAGTATCCTCAATGAGATTGTGATGAAACTTGTCATCTGTATCATGTG GTACTCTCCCTTTGGTATTGCCTGTCTCATCTGTGGTAAGATCATCTCCATCAAGGACCTGGAGGTGGTGGGCAGGCAGCTGGGTATGTACATGGTTACTGTGATTATTGGCCTCATCATCCACGGAGCAATCTTCCTGCCCGCCATCTACTTTGCTATTGTCAGAAAAAATCCCTTCACCTTCTTCCTGGGCATCTTCCAGGCCTGGATCACTGCCCTGGGGACAGCCTCCAG TGCTGGTACACTGCCTGTCACCTTCCGTTGTCTGGAGGAGAACTTAGGTATTGACAAGAGAGTCACTCGTTTTGTGCTCCCAGTCGGTGCCACCATCAACATGGATGGAACTGCTCTGTATGAGGCGGTTGCAGCCATCTTCATCGCCCAAATGAACGGCATCATACTTGACCCTGGTCAGATTATCACTGTCAG CCTGACAGCCACCCTGGCCAGTGTTGGAGCGGCCAGTATTCCCAGTGCCGGCCTGGTGACTATGCTCTTGATCCTGACCGCTGTAGGCCTGCCAACCCAAGACATCAGTCTGCTGGTTGCTGTTGACTGGCTGCT GGATCGATTCAGGACATCGGTGAACGTGGTGGGTGACTCCTACGGTGCAGGCATCGTGTACCACCTCTCCAAGGCTGAGCTTGAGGAGCTGGACGCACACGCGGCCAAATCCGACGACATTGAAATGATGACGAAGACCCAGTCTTATTACGATGACATGAAGAACCACCGCGAAAACAATTCCAACCAGTGCGTCTTAACCTCTACCGCTACCGCTAGCACAACCTCTACCGCTACCCCCACTGCTAACAATTCTGTCGTAGTAGATGAATGCAAGGTACAATTAATGCTTTCGGACATAGAGACTTCTATATGA